A portion of the Campylobacter concisus ATCC 51562 genome contains these proteins:
- a CDS encoding AMIN domain-containing protein, with amino-acid sequence MKKIWLVLSIFAASVFARENPFMPISELNTSVMTTNIIEKFDSFDSLSFKFPSDAALLLDVTIRYRANDGTIKEKRLADINKTIDYSDEFALNKVKNPEPVVAKKLDVSVTMANMPSQKVSTPVIIEKNETKISNKDRNKTSDMPTPNVVVIDLSTDKAKEATIKPEQKVVEIKIEPSTKPVDSVKNKKDVKFLGFISFLANDKELKIATKAKNLKHFAYEKNKIVLDFAKPPRSFKTKSLKLENEYFKNVIIGWHDRYFRVVLELDKMHKYKLEAAENGYLLKLL; translated from the coding sequence ATGAAAAAAATTTGGTTAGTTTTATCTATATTTGCAGCAAGCGTGTTTGCTAGAGAGAACCCATTTATGCCTATTAGCGAGCTAAATACAAGCGTTATGACAACAAATATCATAGAAAAATTTGATAGCTTTGATTCTCTTTCGTTTAAATTTCCAAGCGATGCGGCACTTTTACTAGATGTCACCATAAGATATAGAGCAAATGACGGTACTATAAAGGAAAAAAGGCTAGCTGATATAAATAAAACTATCGATTACAGCGATGAATTTGCTTTAAATAAGGTAAAAAATCCAGAACCAGTCGTGGCAAAAAAGCTAGATGTTTCGGTCACAATGGCAAATATGCCTAGCCAAAAAGTAAGCACTCCTGTGATAATAGAAAAAAATGAAACTAAGATTTCAAATAAAGATAGAAATAAAACTTCAGATATGCCAACTCCAAATGTTGTAGTGATCGATCTTAGCACAGATAAAGCAAAAGAAGCTACCATAAAGCCTGAACAAAAGGTGGTCGAAATAAAGATTGAGCCTAGTACAAAACCAGTTGATAGTGTCAAAAATAAAAAGGATGTTAAATTTTTAGGTTTTATAAGCTTTCTAGCCAACGACAAAGAGCTAAAAATCGCTACAAAAGCTAAAAATTTAAAGCATTTTGCTTATGAGAAAAATAAGATCGTTCTTGACTTTGCAAAGCCGCCAAGAAGCTTTAAAACTAAGAGCTTAAAACTTGAAAATGAATATTTTAAAAATGTGATCATAGGCTGGCATGATAGATATTTCAGAGTGGTTTTAGAACTTGATAAGATGCATAAATATAAGCTTGAAGCCGCTGAAAATGGATATTTGCTTAAGCTTTTATAG
- a CDS encoding tyrosine-type recombinase/integrase, with protein MKYPLDCKDNFENSFIFWLTRYVKFKLSSLSNKELRDPKALASVNYALSREIKNIDQLDGLVKSARNAGLTGINTYFNPLKKIYETMKFYELSSLKQIDEELLSEILASTTGGLSDASKKNYRISVINFFAFLDKQNEEDGKAHVFDINLKNWGGVSGNKGQKLPEFMGEDEVKKFLDAIEESDFKQNSNRNKLIIKTIIFTGIRVSEALNLKRKDITEDGDLFIIRIRGKGNKYRIVMIKRHLIEAHLNAIAINYINKEGYLFINKKGTRLTQAYVSRIVEQILFKAGIRKEKNGAHMLRHTFATMLYKKQKDLVLVQEALGHASLNTSRIYTHFDSDKLKLAAKVAEDLAN; from the coding sequence TTGAAATACCCGCTTGATTGTAAAGATAATTTTGAAAACTCATTTATATTTTGGCTCACTCGCTACGTCAAATTTAAGCTAAGCTCACTTTCGAATAAAGAGCTTAGAGATCCAAAAGCGCTTGCAAGTGTGAATTACGCTCTAAGCCGCGAGATAAAAAACATTGATCAGCTTGATGGCTTGGTAAAAAGTGCGAGAAATGCAGGGCTTACTGGCATAAATACCTACTTTAATCCACTTAAAAAAATATATGAAACGATGAAATTTTACGAGCTTAGTAGCCTAAAGCAGATTGATGAAGAGCTGTTAAGCGAAATACTAGCTAGTACAACCGGTGGGCTAAGTGATGCTAGCAAGAAAAATTACCGCATCTCAGTGATAAATTTCTTTGCGTTTTTAGACAAACAAAACGAAGAGGATGGCAAGGCCCATGTTTTTGATATAAATTTAAAAAACTGGGGCGGAGTGAGTGGCAACAAAGGGCAAAAGCTGCCTGAGTTTATGGGCGAAGATGAGGTCAAAAAATTTCTTGATGCGATCGAGGAGAGCGACTTTAAGCAAAACTCAAATCGCAATAAGCTCATAATAAAAACGATAATTTTTACTGGCATTCGTGTGAGCGAGGCTCTAAATTTAAAGCGAAAGGATATCACTGAAGATGGTGATCTTTTTATTATTAGGATCCGAGGCAAAGGCAACAAATACCGTATCGTTATGATAAAACGTCACCTCATAGAAGCTCATCTAAACGCGATCGCAATAAATTATATCAACAAAGAAGGCTATCTTTTCATCAATAAAAAAGGCACCAGGCTGACGCAGGCTTATGTTAGCCGCATAGTAGAGCAGATCCTTTTTAAAGCTGGTATTAGAAAAGAGAAAAATGGTGCTCACATGCTGCGCCACACCTTTGCAACGATGCTTTACAAAAAGCAAAAGGACCTTGTTTTGGTGCAAGAAGCTCTAGGGCATGCAAGCTTAAATACATCAAGAATTTATACTCACTTTGATAGCGACAAGCTAAAACTTGCTGCAAAAGTGGCTGAGGATCTAGCAAACTAG
- a CDS encoding molybdopterin-dependent oxidoreductase: MQRREFLKRSAVLSTLTTSAMLADGDKDDYKPQANSLEPEFRVKDGKISLNDGHSVIFSMCHGCTTKCGIRLHVDDKNDRVLRCSGNPYHPLSNVHWANFDTSISDALLATTLSGEDEKRATVCARGAILPEMIDSPARILTPLKRVGKRGEGKWKSISFEQLVEEVVEGGDLFGEGYVDGLRAIYSDELIDSENPEYGTKRNQFLSFYLYDGRSDIVDRFVKKSFGTINHYSHGGICGGGFRVGGKIAHNAKGFAHTKPDYENSKFVIYWGTSPSNGGNPFQKQAKMLSYARGTRDDFSYAVVDPSVTNAVKYASSDKGRWIAIKPGTDSALAMAMIRWIIENEKYAINYLIQPNLDQAKLAGEIHWCNATHLVITEKGHKDYGKFALINNEWQVCSQDGKIQSYKVNEPAKLYYKGKILIDGKKVEVKSSMQLLKESAYKHSLEEYSKICGVSIEDIIWLCENFTKNGRQVSTNVHGGMMHTQAGMTTFAILCLNTLMGTYGYKGGNVNASAGTHEFLKGRYDLESFEGAYKPNGLNLSRSGKYYETSSEYKRKVAAGGSGYPSTQPWYPISMPLVNETLTSHKAGYPYKVKVFINYMTNVLYGQAGLERAVLDVLKDSKNLPLFVGIDAFMNETNAYADYIVPDGVNLENWALPNSLWGTIAKTSVVRYPAVSSKQAKDKNGGAIDVEAFYIAVAKRLGLKGFGKNAFKDKDGNFMDLDVKEQYYAAALANLAFDGEGVKDISDEDKKLSKISRVMTKLDPYLKDEEKPKVAHILAKGGRYDSYESAYNGDKATVKVPAPTPASIYYEPLGGHRHSITGEYMPGVPSLMLPVASDGTPLEKFFPRSEWKYTVSSRKSNIQHFYTFVSPRLRSVHPKNFIRVSTDVASEQRIRSGDKVKVTTPYGAQVGEAFVTDGVASGVISIEHGFGHDEFGIRTHIVDGKPAFGIANLEKGVNHNKLGLLDPKRNGEFSLNDWLVGTCARQALPAKIRKIG; this comes from the coding sequence ATGCAAAGAAGAGAATTTTTAAAAAGATCAGCTGTGCTCTCAACACTAACCACGAGTGCTATGCTGGCAGATGGAGATAAGGACGACTATAAACCGCAGGCAAACTCACTAGAGCCTGAATTTCGAGTAAAGGACGGCAAAATTTCACTTAATGATGGACATAGTGTTATCTTTTCGATGTGCCATGGCTGTACGACGAAGTGTGGCATAAGGCTTCACGTAGACGACAAAAACGACCGCGTTTTAAGATGTAGCGGCAACCCATACCACCCACTTTCAAACGTACACTGGGCAAATTTTGACACATCGATAAGTGATGCACTTCTTGCCACAACGCTAAGTGGCGAAGACGAAAAGCGAGCCACAGTTTGTGCTAGAGGAGCGATATTGCCTGAGATGATAGACTCACCTGCAAGGATACTAACGCCACTAAAAAGAGTTGGCAAAAGAGGCGAGGGCAAGTGGAAGAGCATAAGCTTTGAACAGCTAGTAGAAGAGGTCGTAGAGGGCGGAGATCTCTTTGGCGAGGGGTACGTGGACGGGCTAAGAGCGATATATAGCGACGAGCTAATCGACAGCGAAAACCCAGAGTACGGCACTAAGCGCAACCAATTTTTAAGCTTTTACCTATATGACGGACGCTCAGACATCGTTGATCGCTTTGTCAAAAAGTCATTTGGCACTATCAATCACTACTCACACGGCGGAATTTGCGGTGGTGGCTTCAGGGTTGGCGGCAAGATCGCGCACAACGCAAAGGGCTTTGCACACACAAAACCAGACTATGAAAACTCTAAATTTGTTATCTACTGGGGCACTTCGCCGTCAAATGGTGGCAACCCTTTCCAAAAACAGGCAAAAATGCTCTCTTACGCAAGAGGCACTAGAGATGACTTTAGCTACGCAGTGGTCGACCCAAGCGTTACAAACGCTGTAAAATACGCCTCTTCAGACAAAGGCCGCTGGATAGCGATAAAGCCAGGCACCGACTCAGCTCTAGCTATGGCGATGATACGCTGGATCATAGAAAATGAAAAATACGCTATAAACTACCTTATCCAGCCAAATTTAGACCAAGCAAAGCTAGCAGGCGAGATACACTGGTGCAACGCCACTCATCTAGTCATCACCGAAAAAGGTCACAAAGACTACGGCAAATTTGCACTTATCAATAACGAGTGGCAGGTCTGCTCGCAAGATGGCAAGATACAAAGCTACAAGGTAAATGAACCAGCCAAGCTCTACTACAAAGGCAAAATTTTAATAGACGGCAAAAAAGTCGAGGTAAAAAGCTCAATGCAGCTTTTAAAAGAGTCAGCTTATAAGCATAGCTTAGAGGAGTACTCAAAAATTTGTGGCGTGAGCATTGAAGATATCATCTGGCTTTGCGAAAATTTCACCAAAAATGGCAGACAGGTGAGCACAAACGTGCATGGCGGTATGATGCATACGCAAGCTGGTATGACTACTTTTGCGATACTTTGTCTAAACACACTAATGGGCACTTACGGCTACAAAGGCGGCAACGTCAATGCAAGTGCCGGCACACACGAGTTTTTAAAAGGCAGATATGACCTTGAGAGCTTTGAGGGTGCTTATAAGCCAAATGGTCTAAATTTATCAAGATCAGGCAAATACTACGAAACAAGCTCTGAGTATAAACGCAAAGTGGCAGCTGGCGGCAGCGGCTATCCATCAACTCAGCCATGGTATCCTATCTCAATGCCACTTGTAAACGAAACGCTTACAAGCCACAAGGCTGGCTATCCATACAAAGTAAAAGTTTTCATAAACTACATGACAAACGTACTTTACGGCCAAGCAGGACTTGAAAGAGCGGTCTTAGACGTGCTAAAAGATAGTAAAAATTTACCACTTTTTGTGGGCATAGACGCCTTTATGAACGAGACAAACGCCTATGCTGACTACATCGTGCCAGATGGGGTAAATTTAGAAAACTGGGCACTTCCAAACTCTCTTTGGGGAACGATCGCTAAAACTTCAGTCGTGCGCTATCCAGCCGTTAGCTCAAAGCAGGCAAAGGATAAAAACGGCGGCGCGATCGACGTTGAGGCATTTTATATAGCCGTAGCAAAGAGGCTTGGACTAAAAGGCTTTGGCAAAAATGCCTTCAAAGACAAAGATGGAAATTTCATGGACCTTGACGTAAAAGAGCAGTATTACGCGGCTGCACTAGCAAATTTAGCCTTTGACGGCGAGGGCGTGAAAGATATAAGCGACGAGGACAAAAAGCTTAGTAAGATATCAAGAGTGATGACAAAACTAGATCCTTATCTAAAAGACGAAGAGAAGCCAAAAGTAGCGCACATACTAGCAAAAGGCGGCAGATACGATAGCTACGAGAGCGCATATAATGGCGATAAAGCAACCGTAAAAGTGCCAGCGCCTACGCCAGCTTCGATCTACTATGAGCCACTCGGTGGGCATAGACACTCAATAACAGGCGAATATATGCCGGGAGTGCCAAGTCTGATGCTACCAGTAGCAAGTGACGGCACGCCGCTTGAGAAATTTTTCCCACGCTCTGAGTGGAAATACACAGTAAGCTCAAGAAAGTCAAATATCCAACACTTCTACACATTTGTTAGTCCAAGGCTAAGATCTGTTCATCCTAAGAATTTCATAAGAGTATCGACAGATGTGGCTAGCGAGCAGCGCATTCGCTCAGGCGATAAGGTCAAAGTGACTACTCCTTATGGTGCGCAAGTTGGCGAGGCGTTTGTTACTGACGGCGTTGCTAGCGGAGTTATTAGTATAGAGCATGGATTTGGACATGATGAGTTTGGTATAAGAACACACATCGTCGATGGAAAGCCAGCTTTTGGGATCGCAAATTTAGAAAAAGGGGTCAATCATAATAAGCTTGGACTTCTTGATCCAAAAAGAAATGGCGAATTTAGTTTAAATGACTGGTTGGTTGGCACTTGCGCTAGACAAGCACTTCCTGCAAAGATAAGAAAGATCGGCTAG
- a CDS encoding 4Fe-4S dicluster domain-containing protein: MQQTLNSRRSFIAAAGLFFATTALKAAPKDFSSSGVRYGMAIDLTRCVGCQSCAMSCMLENDVQPGAFRTIVSEYEARDKSGKMAVIASLPRLCNHCNNPACISVCPTGASHQRSNGIVKIDTKECIGCALCVEACPYHARYLSLHTYKADKCTFCDHRLRVGLQPACVESCVGGSRIIGDLNDPNSNIRKFLATHETMVIDSPKNTNPQVFYHGVSEILAKNNKKLELDNGYKKVISWSEEIAQ, translated from the coding sequence ATGCAACAGACATTAAATTCTCGTCGCAGCTTCATTGCAGCTGCAGGATTATTTTTTGCTACGACCGCACTAAAGGCTGCACCAAAGGACTTTAGTAGTAGTGGTGTTCGCTACGGCATGGCGATAGATCTAACAAGATGTGTTGGATGTCAGTCATGTGCTATGAGCTGTATGTTAGAAAACGACGTTCAGCCAGGCGCTTTTAGAACTATTGTTTCCGAGTACGAGGCAAGAGATAAAAGCGGTAAAATGGCAGTCATTGCGTCACTTCCAAGGCTTTGCAACCACTGCAACAATCCAGCCTGTATTAGCGTTTGTCCAACTGGTGCTAGCCATCAAAGAAGTAATGGCATAGTAAAGATTGATACAAAAGAGTGCATAGGCTGTGCGCTTTGCGTAGAGGCCTGTCCATATCACGCAAGATATCTTAGCCTGCATACCTACAAGGCCGATAAATGTACTTTTTGCGACCACAGGCTAAGAGTAGGGCTTCAGCCAGCATGTGTAGAGAGCTGTGTGGGCGGTAGCCGTATAATAGGCGATCTTAATGATCCTAACTCAAATATTAGAAAATTTCTAGCCACACATGAGACTATGGTTATAGATAGCCCTAAAAATACAAATCCACAGGTGTTCTACCATGGTGTTAGCGAAATTTTGGCTAAAAACAATAAAAAACTCGAGCTTGATAATGGATATAAAAAGGTTATCAGCTGGAGCGAAGAGATAGCACAGTAA
- a CDS encoding glycerate kinase, protein MKILVAIDSLKGSLSSLEAGLAVKEGLEEIGCEVVVKPIADGGEGSVEAMADALGAKFIDTIVKNPLGIEILARYALKDDLAILEMSSASGLTLINPDERNPLKTSTFGFGQMIKDAIAKGARKFIIGIGGSATNDAGTGMLSALGFKFYDKDGALLEGKGENLAKIYEFTDEEALKELKECEFLIACDVDNPLYGMNGAAHVYAPQKGANGRMVKELDDGLKHFATLVKEKTNSKFHTQKGAGAAGGLGFAFVAFLGAKLRPGIEIITQTIALEDEIKKADLVITGEGRMDFQSSMGKTPTGVAKLAKKYHKPVIAFAGSVQKCAKDCHKNGIDAYFCILNEPVSLEEAMRKDVAIRNLKMTAEQVIRLYMLNYKA, encoded by the coding sequence ATGAAAATTTTAGTTGCGATTGATTCATTAAAAGGCTCGCTTAGCTCGCTTGAGGCGGGCCTTGCTGTAAAAGAAGGACTAGAAGAGATCGGCTGTGAGGTCGTTGTCAAGCCTATCGCAGATGGTGGCGAGGGTAGTGTAGAGGCGATGGCTGATGCACTTGGTGCGAAATTTATAGATACGATAGTTAAAAATCCACTTGGAATTGAAATTTTAGCTAGATATGCACTAAAAGATGACCTTGCAATACTTGAAATGTCAAGTGCTTCGGGCCTTACACTCATAAATCCAGATGAGAGAAATCCACTAAAAACTAGTACATTTGGTTTTGGTCAGATGATAAAAGATGCCATTGCTAAAGGCGCTAGAAAATTTATCATTGGCATCGGTGGAAGTGCGACAAATGACGCTGGTACAGGCATGCTTAGCGCACTTGGCTTTAAATTTTATGATAAAGATGGTGCTTTACTTGAAGGAAAAGGCGAAAATTTAGCCAAAATTTATGAGTTTACAGATGAAGAGGCACTAAAAGAGCTAAAGGAGTGCGAATTTTTAATCGCCTGCGATGTAGATAATCCGCTTTATGGCATGAATGGAGCAGCCCATGTTTATGCCCCTCAAAAGGGTGCAAATGGCCGTATGGTAAAAGAGCTTGATGATGGGCTAAAACACTTTGCAACTCTTGTAAAGGAAAAGACTAATAGTAAATTTCACACACAAAAAGGTGCTGGTGCCGCTGGCGGACTTGGCTTTGCATTCGTGGCATTTTTAGGAGCGAAACTTCGCCCAGGTATTGAGATCATTACGCAGACTATTGCACTTGAAGATGAGATCAAAAAGGCTGATCTAGTCATCACTGGTGAAGGCCGCATGGACTTTCAAAGCTCAATGGGCAAGACACCAACTGGGGTTGCAAAACTAGCCAAAAAGTATCATAAGCCAGTGATCGCATTTGCTGGAAGCGTGCAAAAATGTGCCAAAGATTGCCACAAAAATGGGATTGATGCCTATTTTTGTATATTAAATGAGCCAGTGAGTCTTGAAGAAGCGATGAGAAAAGATGTCGCGATTAGAAATTTAAAGATGACAGCAGAGCAAGTCATTCGCCTTTATATGCTAAACTACAAAGCATAA
- a CDS encoding GntP family permease — MSGISLIVCFVVAIILMIVMISKLKVHPFLALMSISLVLAIVAGIDLSKIPAMIGVGFSGTFKSIGIVIIFGTIIGTVLEKTGAALKLADMVVKLVGQKRPELAMLIMGWVVGIPVFCDSGFVVLNSIREALYKKISASPVAMSVALSGGLYASHVFIPPTPGPIAAAGTLGLGGNLLLVIIMGTVVSVPVLIAVYFFSKSVGKSVTISDKDADATITATYEELLKKFGTLPSGFLSLAPIIMPIIFMAIGSIVDVLAKQGMFDKTALLPKILLFLGNPIIALAIGVIFCVFLLVEARKIREFDHITNESLKIAGPILFITAAGGVLGNVITEAGFVNFIKENATAIKAIGIFFPFIISAVLKTAQGSSTVAIITTASIMGAFSADNSLMHTLGFTTELSAALCVMAIASGAMCVSHANDSYFWVVTNFSKMSAEQGYRTQTAMTFIMGIVGIISVYILSLVLL, encoded by the coding sequence ATGAGCGGAATCTCACTAATTGTCTGTTTTGTTGTAGCTATCATACTTATGATCGTTATGATCTCTAAGCTAAAAGTGCATCCATTCTTGGCACTTATGAGCATTTCTTTGGTTCTTGCAATCGTCGCAGGCATCGATCTATCCAAGATCCCAGCGATGATAGGTGTTGGATTTAGTGGCACATTTAAGAGTATTGGTATCGTTATTATCTTTGGAACGATCATCGGCACTGTGCTTGAAAAAACGGGAGCTGCTTTAAAGCTAGCTGATATGGTCGTAAAGCTAGTCGGACAAAAGCGTCCAGAGCTTGCTATGCTCATCATGGGCTGGGTTGTTGGCATTCCGGTATTTTGTGATAGCGGATTTGTCGTTTTAAACTCTATTCGCGAAGCGCTTTATAAGAAAATTTCAGCAAGCCCAGTCGCGATGTCAGTCGCTCTAAGTGGCGGTCTATACGCATCTCACGTCTTCATCCCGCCAACTCCTGGTCCAATAGCAGCTGCAGGAACACTTGGTCTTGGCGGAAATTTACTCCTTGTCATCATCATGGGAACAGTCGTTTCAGTGCCTGTGTTGATAGCTGTTTATTTCTTTTCAAAGAGTGTTGGCAAAAGCGTGACTATCAGCGACAAAGATGCTGACGCTACTATCACAGCTACCTACGAAGAGCTTTTAAAGAAATTTGGTACGCTACCTAGCGGATTTTTGAGCCTTGCTCCTATCATCATGCCTATCATTTTTATGGCGATTGGCTCTATTGTCGATGTTTTAGCAAAACAAGGCATGTTTGATAAAACGGCTCTCTTGCCAAAGATACTTTTATTTTTAGGAAATCCTATCATTGCTCTTGCAATCGGCGTGATCTTTTGCGTATTTTTATTAGTCGAAGCCAGAAAAATAAGAGAATTTGACCACATTACGAACGAGTCTTTAAAGATTGCTGGACCGATACTCTTTATCACTGCAGCTGGCGGTGTTTTGGGCAATGTCATCACTGAGGCCGGCTTTGTAAATTTCATAAAAGAAAACGCAACCGCCATAAAAGCAATAGGAATTTTCTTCCCATTCATTATCTCAGCCGTACTAAAAACCGCTCAAGGAAGCTCGACCGTGGCTATCATCACGACAGCATCTATCATGGGCGCATTTAGCGCTGATAACTCGCTCATGCATACACTTGGCTTTACGACCGAGCTTTCAGCTGCACTTTGCGTCATGGCAATAGCATCTGGTGCGATGTGCGTATCTCACGCAAATGACAGCTACTTCTGGGTTGTGACAAATTTTAGTAAGATGAGCGCAGAACAAGGATATCGCACACAAACAGCTATGACGTTTATAATGGGTATCGTTGGTATAATTAGCGTTTACATATTATCTTTGGTGCTTTTATGA
- a CDS encoding phospholipase A encodes MMSKILLFLSLSLSFLMASGLDDFKRAQELEQSGDIKAAMQIYKELAKSSLNEQNVVQNVQASEPVPREAKLKQSDLLREDKSGKNLQNALGIELYKFNYLLPVTYAKNVPDDERKSVETKFQISLAKPLFYDLFGLRESLVAAYTQTSWWQITRTSAPFRETNYQPEIFLNFASPKYLDQIGVKNLKFGLLHESNGRDGSNSRSWNRAYVQSDFVFGKLSISPRAWMVVGNKGDNKDILKYIGHGDVRLSYNLNDHIFSLMLRNNLHFDKTNKGAAEISYMFPIFSTGVYGYLQYFTGYGESLIDYNRHTDKFGLGFVILK; translated from the coding sequence ATGATGAGTAAAATTTTATTGTTTTTAAGCCTTAGCCTTAGTTTTTTGATGGCAAGTGGGCTGGACGATTTTAAAAGAGCACAAGAGCTGGAGCAAAGTGGCGACATAAAGGCTGCGATGCAAATTTATAAAGAGCTAGCCAAAAGCTCTTTGAATGAGCAAAATGTTGTGCAAAATGTGCAAGCAAGCGAGCCAGTACCAAGAGAGGCGAAGCTAAAGCAATCTGATCTTTTAAGAGAAGATAAAAGTGGTAAAAATTTACAAAATGCACTTGGTATCGAGCTTTATAAATTTAACTACCTTTTGCCAGTAACTTATGCTAAAAATGTGCCAGATGATGAGCGAAAAAGCGTTGAAACTAAGTTTCAAATAAGCCTTGCAAAGCCGTTGTTTTATGACCTATTTGGGCTTAGAGAGAGCCTTGTAGCAGCCTACACGCAGACATCTTGGTGGCAGATAACAAGAACTTCAGCGCCATTTCGTGAGACGAATTATCAGCCAGAAATTTTTCTAAATTTTGCTTCTCCAAAATATTTGGATCAAATAGGTGTAAAAAACCTAAAATTTGGACTTTTGCATGAGTCAAATGGACGAGATGGTAGCAATTCAAGAAGCTGGAATAGAGCTTATGTGCAAAGTGATTTTGTTTTTGGCAAGCTTAGCATTTCGCCAAGAGCTTGGATGGTAGTGGGCAATAAGGGCGATAATAAAGATATATTAAAATACATCGGGCATGGCGATGTAAGGCTTAGCTACAACCTTAATGATCACATTTTTAGCCTGATGCTAAGAAATAACTTACATTTTGATAAAACAAACAAAGGTGCGGCTGAAATTTCATATATGTTTCCTATCTTCTCAACCGGAGTTTATGGCTATTTGCAGTATTTTACGGGATATGGCGAGAGTTTGATTGATTATAATAGGCATACTGATAAATTTGGTCTTGGTTTTGTTATTTTAAAATAA
- a CDS encoding molybdenum cofactor guanylyltransferase yields MQTCVILAGGKSSRMGQDKTLLPFGGFKTLTHYEVAKFSKVFDEVYVSSKFEKFSPPLKLIKDENSDSYSPMLALYSILKNFDHSIFVIPADMPFFDLKSLEKLAKFKDEFDMVVASDNEHIHSLCGFFSPGLATLAHEFYLKNEHKIGLLRKSCKCKVVNFKDSEQFFNVNFPDEYEMAKKIQEKKIDDE; encoded by the coding sequence ATGCAAACTTGCGTGATTTTAGCAGGTGGCAAAAGCTCGCGTATGGGGCAAGATAAGACACTTTTGCCATTTGGTGGTTTTAAGACGCTTACTCATTATGAGGTTGCGAAATTTAGCAAAGTTTTTGACGAAGTTTATGTAAGCTCAAAATTTGAGAAATTTAGCCCGCCACTAAAGCTTATAAAAGATGAAAATAGCGATAGCTATTCGCCAATGCTCGCACTTTACTCCATTCTTAAAAATTTTGATCATAGCATTTTTGTGATACCAGCCGATATGCCATTTTTTGATCTTAAAAGCTTAGAGAAACTTGCTAAATTTAAAGATGAATTTGATATGGTTGTGGCTAGTGATAATGAGCACATTCACTCGCTTTGTGGTTTTTTTAGCCCAGGGCTTGCCACTTTGGCCCATGAGTTTTATTTAAAAAATGAGCATAAAATCGGACTTTTGAGAAAAAGCTGTAAATGCAAAGTAGTAAATTTTAAAGATAGTGAGCAGTTTTTTAACGTTAATTTCCCTGACGAATACGAAATGGCAAAGAAAATCCAAGAAAAGAAGATAGATGATGAGTAA
- a CDS encoding SemiSWEET family transporter, whose product MSEKNLQILGWIGTCLSVVMYFSYIPQIMGNLDGNKTPFIQPLAAALNCTIWTSYGLLKAKKDYPLSAANFPGIIFGLLATITAF is encoded by the coding sequence ATGAGCGAAAAAAATCTACAAATTTTAGGCTGGATCGGCACATGTCTATCAGTTGTTATGTACTTTTCATACATCCCACAAATAATGGGCAACCTTGACGGCAACAAGACGCCTTTTATACAGCCACTGGCAGCCGCACTAAACTGCACAATCTGGACAAGTTACGGCCTATTAAAAGCTAAAAAAGACTATCCACTTTCTGCTGCAAACTTCCCAGGTATAATCTTTGGTCTTTTGGCTACGATAACAGCGTTTTAA